A region of Panicum virgatum strain AP13 chromosome 8N, P.virgatum_v5, whole genome shotgun sequence DNA encodes the following proteins:
- the LOC120684902 gene encoding uncharacterized protein LOC120684902 yields MSWFASHEQAPLQDPPTEPRAIRSHAAPAEGPAEAHQRAIRRRISGAHATRQAAAGALGRGPLRTAHQAVAGARGRGGCTAGPALQAAAAPGSRACAPAAACRAREAAGRPARDAKRQAQPAHAAEPVPLPPAHAAGLAPQGGGRPESGRRHGVRHQTDRRLCHEEGAAAL; encoded by the coding sequence ATGAGTTGGTTTGCAAGCCACGAGCAAGCACCATTGCAGGACCCACCGACAGAGCCGCGCGCGATTCGGTcgcacgcggcgccggcggaaggACCTGCAGAGGCGCATCAGCGCGCCATCAGGAGGCGCATCAGTGGCGCGCACGCGACGCGtcaagcggcggccggcgctctCGGGCGGGGCCCGCTCCGCACCGCGCATCAGGCGGTGGCCGGCGCTCGCGGCCGGGGTGGGTGCACTGCTGGGCCTGCGcttcaggcggcggcggccccaggCTCCCGCGCATGCGCTCCTGCAGCGGCCTGCAGGGCCCgcgaggcggccggccggccggcccgagATGCAAAGCGGCAGGCGCAGCCCGCGCATGCAGCAGAGCCAGTGCCCCTACCGCCCGCGCATGCTGCAGGGCTCGCGCCCCAAGGTGGCGGCCGGCCCGAGTCTGGCCGGAGGCACGGCGTTCGCCACCAGACCGACCGGCGGCTGTGCCATGAGGAAGGAGCGGCTGCGCTCTGA